A portion of the Flavobacterium limnophilum genome contains these proteins:
- the fbaA gene encoding class II fructose-bisphosphate aldolase: MAHNIKPGVATGDQVQEIFKYAKEKGFALPAVNVTGSNTINGVLETAAKLNAPVIIQFSNGGAQFNAGKGLSNAGEKAAIAGGIAGALHIHTMAEAYGATVILHTDHCAKKLLPWIDGLLDASEKHFAETGKPLFSSHMIDLSEEPIEENIEICKGYLTRMSKMGMTLEIELGITGGEEDGVDNSDVDSSKLYTQPSEVSYAYEELLKVSPRFTIAASFGNVHGVYKPGNVKLTPKILKNSQDYVQNKFNTGLNPVDFVFHGGSGSTLEEIREGISYGVVKMNIDTDLQFAFAEGIRDFMVNNIDYLKTQIGNPTGADAPNKKYYDPRKWLREGEITFNARLEQAFADLNNVNTL; the protein is encoded by the coding sequence ATGGCACATAATATAAAACCAGGAGTAGCTACAGGAGACCAAGTCCAAGAAATTTTCAAATATGCAAAAGAAAAAGGTTTTGCACTTCCCGCAGTAAACGTTACGGGTTCAAACACGATAAATGGTGTTCTTGAAACTGCAGCAAAACTAAACGCTCCCGTTATTATCCAATTTTCAAATGGAGGAGCACAGTTTAACGCTGGAAAAGGACTTTCTAATGCTGGTGAAAAAGCTGCTATTGCTGGTGGTATTGCTGGAGCATTACATATTCACACTATGGCGGAAGCTTATGGAGCAACCGTAATTTTACATACTGACCACTGCGCCAAGAAACTATTGCCTTGGATTGACGGGTTATTGGATGCTTCTGAAAAGCATTTTGCCGAAACAGGAAAACCGTTATTCTCTTCTCACATGATTGACTTGTCCGAAGAGCCTATCGAAGAAAACATCGAAATCTGCAAAGGATATTTGACTAGAATGAGCAAAATGGGAATGACATTGGAAATCGAACTAGGAATCACTGGTGGAGAAGAAGATGGTGTTGACAACTCGGACGTTGACAGTTCAAAATTATACACACAACCTTCTGAAGTATCTTATGCTTACGAAGAATTATTAAAAGTAAGCCCACGTTTTACAATTGCGGCTTCTTTTGGAAACGTTCACGGAGTTTACAAACCAGGAAACGTGAAATTGACTCCAAAAATATTGAAAAATTCCCAAGATTACGTTCAAAACAAATTCAACACAGGACTAAACCCGGTTGATTTCGTTTTCCACGGAGGTTCAGGTTCTACATTGGAAGAAATTAGAGAAGGAATTAGCTATGGTGTTGTAAAAATGAACATTGATACCGACTTGCAATTTGCTTTTGCTGAAGGTATTCGTGACTTTATGGTAAACAACATTGATTATCTAAAAACTCAAATCGGAAACCCAACGGGTGCAGATGCTCCAAACAAAAAATATTACGACCCAAGAAAATGGTTGCGTGAAGGTGAAATCACGTTCAACGCCAGACTGGAACAAGCATTTGCAGATTTGAACAACGTGAATACTCTATAA
- the accD gene encoding acetyl-CoA carboxylase, carboxyltransferase subunit beta, which produces MAWFKRTTKGITTATEDKMDVPKGLWYKSPTGKVIDAEELARNLWVSPEDGFHVRIGSAEYFEILFDNNEFVELDAKMTSKDPLHFVDTKKYSDRLKDVMAKTKLKDAVRTGVGKSKGKELVVCCMDFAFIGGSMGAVVGEKIVRGIDYSIKNNVPFVMISKSGGARMMEAAYSLMQLAKTSVKLAQLSEAKIPYISLCTDPTTGGTTASYAMLGDINISEPGALIGFAGPRVVKDTTGKDLPEGFQTAEFVLEHGFLDFITPRKELKDSINLYIDLIQNNNIR; this is translated from the coding sequence ATGGCTTGGTTTAAAAGAACGACGAAAGGAATTACTACGGCTACCGAAGACAAAATGGATGTCCCAAAAGGACTTTGGTACAAATCACCTACGGGAAAAGTTATTGATGCCGAAGAATTGGCAAGAAATCTTTGGGTTAGCCCGGAAGATGGTTTTCATGTGAGAATTGGCAGTGCCGAATATTTCGAAATATTGTTTGACAACAATGAATTCGTTGAACTGGATGCAAAAATGACCTCAAAAGACCCTTTGCATTTCGTCGATACCAAAAAATATTCCGATCGTTTGAAAGATGTTATGGCAAAAACCAAATTGAAAGATGCGGTTCGAACAGGCGTTGGAAAATCAAAAGGAAAAGAATTGGTGGTTTGTTGCATGGATTTTGCCTTTATTGGTGGATCTATGGGAGCTGTTGTGGGCGAAAAAATTGTTCGCGGAATCGATTATTCCATCAAAAACAATGTTCCATTTGTAATGATTTCAAAATCAGGTGGAGCCAGAATGATGGAAGCCGCTTATTCGTTAATGCAGTTGGCTAAAACTTCCGTGAAACTGGCACAATTATCCGAAGCAAAAATCCCTTATATTTCCTTGTGTACAGACCCTACAACAGGAGGAACAACGGCTTCATACGCCATGCTTGGCGACATCAATATTTCGGAACCAGGAGCCTTAATTGGTTTTGCTGGACCTCGAGTTGTAAAAGACACTACCGGAAAAGATTTGCCGGAAGGTTTCCAAACTGCCGAATTTGTTCTTGAACACGGCTTTCTGGATTTTATCACACCTCGAAAAGAACTAAAAGACTCCATCAATTTGTATATTGATTTGATTCAAAACAACAATATTAGATAA
- a CDS encoding peptide MFS transporter, with the protein MSETQVKTGHPKGLYFLFFTEMWERFSYYGMRAIFILFMTKILLMKDADASQIYGSYTGLVYLTPLLGGYLCDKFLGNRRSIIIGGLLMAIGQFFMFFSASAGADGGISLMWMGLTAIIIGNGFFKPNISTMVGQLYPANDRRIDSAFTIFYMGINLGAFFSPLVCGSMDFKWGFLAAGIGMLIGLVAFVLGQKKYLVSEEGKEIGLPVKKLDSKSIGMIIGSIAIIFFMLNFKQMFKSDVDIISYFIYGAMVAMPILIFSDKSLSKIETQRITVIFILAFFVIFFWGAFEQAGASLTLFADRQTERTLFGWEMPASYFQSVNPLAVISLAPIMTIVWGFLYARKLEPSSPKKMAIGLGLVAMGYVVIAIAVKGLGLGEKVSMWWLIGLYVIHTIGELCLSPIGLSMVSKLAPLRLSSLMMGTWFLANAAANKFAGTLSALIPGGEDGTGGATSFLGFQITNLYEFFVLFIIMSGVAAAILFVLSSWLEKRMHNDHVEGVDLEVENR; encoded by the coding sequence ATGTCGGAAACTCAAGTAAAAACAGGACATCCAAAAGGATTGTATTTCTTATTCTTCACAGAAATGTGGGAACGATTCAGTTATTATGGAATGAGAGCAATCTTTATTCTATTTATGACCAAAATATTATTGATGAAAGATGCCGATGCCTCCCAAATTTATGGAAGCTACACGGGATTGGTTTATTTAACGCCCTTGTTGGGAGGTTATTTATGCGATAAATTCTTAGGAAACAGACGAAGCATTATTATTGGTGGTTTGCTGATGGCAATTGGTCAGTTTTTTATGTTTTTTAGTGCTTCTGCTGGTGCTGATGGCGGAATTTCACTTATGTGGATGGGTCTAACGGCAATAATCATTGGTAATGGTTTCTTCAAACCCAATATTTCCACAATGGTTGGACAACTCTACCCTGCCAATGACAGAAGGATAGATAGCGCATTTACCATTTTCTACATGGGAATCAATCTTGGCGCTTTCTTTTCACCATTAGTATGTGGTTCAATGGATTTCAAATGGGGATTCTTGGCAGCAGGAATTGGAATGTTGATTGGATTGGTTGCTTTTGTACTGGGTCAAAAAAAATACCTTGTTTCTGAAGAAGGAAAAGAGATTGGTTTACCAGTGAAAAAACTGGATTCAAAAAGCATAGGAATGATAATTGGTTCTATTGCAATCATCTTTTTTATGCTGAACTTCAAGCAAATGTTCAAAAGCGATGTAGATATCATTAGCTATTTTATTTATGGCGCCATGGTAGCCATGCCAATCCTCATCTTCAGCGACAAAAGTTTAAGCAAAATTGAAACCCAAAGAATTACCGTAATTTTTATTCTTGCCTTTTTCGTAATCTTCTTTTGGGGAGCATTCGAGCAAGCCGGAGCTTCATTAACGCTTTTTGCTGACAGACAAACCGAAAGAACATTATTTGGCTGGGAAATGCCTGCCTCTTATTTTCAATCGGTCAATCCGTTGGCTGTTATTTCACTTGCGCCAATTATGACTATCGTTTGGGGGTTTTTATATGCCAGAAAATTAGAACCATCATCGCCTAAAAAAATGGCAATTGGTCTGGGATTAGTGGCAATGGGATATGTTGTAATTGCAATTGCAGTTAAAGGTTTGGGATTAGGAGAAAAAGTGTCAATGTGGTGGTTGATTGGTTTATATGTAATTCATACTATTGGAGAATTGTGTTTGTCACCTATCGGATTGTCAATGGTTTCAAAACTGGCTCCTTTGCGTTTGTCTTCATTAATGATGGGAACATGGTTTTTGGCCAATGCTGCCGCCAATAAATTTGCTGGAACATTAAGTGCCTTGATTCCAGGCGGAGAAGACGGGACAGGTGGAGCAACTTCCTTTTTAGGATTCCAAATCACCAATCTATATGAGTTTTTTGTGTTGTTTATTATTATGTCAGGAGTTGCAGCTGCAATACTATTTGTATTAAGTTCTTGGTTAGAAAAACGCATGCACAACGACCACGTTGAAGGTGTTGATTTAGAAGTTGAGAATAGATAA
- a CDS encoding peptide MFS transporter produces the protein MSENLTLEQIQNFEGKYPKQLWHLFFSEMWERFSFYGMRGMLAVFMVGQLKMDETTANLQYGATQAWVYAFTFIGGLFADKILGFRKSLFWGGILMIIGSVILAVSPKELFFTGIGFTIVGTGFFKPNISSMVGQLYKDGDVRRDAGFSLFYAGINLGALLGGYVCIAVANGNLWAGFVPENLRWNYAFGFAAVLMFISLLTFTQTQKSLGEIGLSPLMTIEKSKRKIYEVLTYIGSLILIPIIILMVANTVYTDYFMMIIGPASILYLFYEMRNLSAVQVKKLLAALVFILFSIFFWAFYEQSGGSLSLFAANNLQNKLLGVEVDPNGVNNSSGALFVIIFAGLLGILWIWMAKRKIEPNTVVKFGLGFLLLGAGFWIFYYTKFFAGPDGKTSLNLFTFGWFVITFGELCLSPIGMSVMTKLSPQKLQAVIMGMWFLASAYGQYFAGLLGANIAGASENATNAEKLIVYADGYKQLGIYALAAGLLLILISPLVKKLMQEVK, from the coding sequence ATGAGTGAAAATTTAACTTTAGAGCAAATTCAAAATTTTGAAGGGAAGTATCCAAAACAATTGTGGCATTTGTTTTTCAGCGAAATGTGGGAACGATTCAGTTTCTACGGAATGCGTGGAATGTTGGCCGTCTTTATGGTAGGCCAACTGAAGATGGATGAAACAACTGCCAACTTGCAATACGGAGCCACTCAAGCTTGGGTTTATGCTTTCACATTTATTGGAGGATTGTTTGCAGACAAAATTCTGGGTTTTAGAAAATCACTTTTTTGGGGAGGGATTTTAATGATTATCGGAAGCGTGATTTTAGCGGTTAGTCCAAAAGAGTTGTTTTTCACCGGAATTGGTTTTACCATTGTTGGAACAGGTTTTTTCAAACCCAACATTTCTTCCATGGTTGGACAATTATATAAAGATGGTGATGTGAGGCGGGATGCAGGTTTCTCTCTTTTCTATGCCGGAATTAATCTTGGTGCGTTATTGGGCGGTTATGTTTGTATCGCAGTTGCCAACGGGAATCTTTGGGCAGGTTTTGTGCCAGAAAATCTTCGTTGGAATTATGCTTTTGGATTTGCTGCAGTCTTGATGTTTATTAGCTTGCTGACGTTTACACAAACGCAAAAAAGTTTAGGAGAAATTGGATTGTCTCCTTTAATGACTATAGAAAAATCCAAAAGAAAAATATATGAAGTTTTAACCTATATTGGCTCGTTAATACTAATTCCCATTATCATTTTAATGGTTGCCAATACGGTTTACACTGATTATTTCATGATGATAATTGGCCCGGCTTCCATCTTGTACTTGTTTTATGAAATGCGAAATCTTTCAGCAGTACAGGTCAAGAAATTATTGGCAGCTTTGGTATTTATCCTTTTCTCCATTTTCTTTTGGGCATTCTATGAGCAAAGTGGAGGATCATTAAGTTTGTTTGCCGCCAATAATTTACAGAACAAACTTCTTGGTGTTGAGGTTGATCCCAATGGAGTAAATAATTCTTCTGGAGCTTTATTCGTAATTATCTTTGCTGGATTGCTCGGAATTCTATGGATTTGGATGGCAAAAAGAAAAATAGAACCCAATACGGTTGTTAAGTTTGGGTTGGGATTTTTACTGCTTGGTGCTGGTTTTTGGATATTCTATTACACTAAATTCTTTGCCGGACCGGATGGCAAAACGTCATTAAACTTATTCACTTTTGGTTGGTTTGTCATTACTTTTGGCGAATTGTGTTTGTCACCAATTGGAATGTCGGTAATGACCAAATTATCACCGCAAAAGCTGCAGGCCGTAATTATGGGAATGTGGTTTCTGGCCAGTGCTTACGGACAATATTTCGCCGGCTTATTGGGTGCCAATATTGCCGGAGCTTCAGAGAATGCCACCAATGCCGAAAAACTAATCGTGTATGCTGATGGCTACAAACAATTAGGAATCTACGCCTTGGCAGCAGGATTGTTATTGATACTGATTTCGCCTTTGGTAAAAAAATTAATGCAGGAAGTAAAATAA
- a CDS encoding peptide MFS transporter: MTQNTTDQFFKNPVLGHPAGLFVLFFTEMWERFSFYGMRSLLILFLTASAMDGGWEWSRENASSLFGSYVGLVYLSTMLGGYFADKVIGFRWAVVVGACLMTLGHASMAVETEFSIYLGLVLLVFGNGFFKPNMVSIISEMYKDRPDKKDGAYTLFYMGVNAGAFFGILLCGYLGEKVGWSYGFGLAGIFMFFGMLQFWLSQNIFGNIGLKPNKESKAKIEVSDSDKRNPFTPIQLGLIAIMASLGLLWILNAPVSKISGGKIDVFGFLGENGNSIAILTALVLFIILLAYRFTQYSKITKEKLMAVTFFAFLTIFFWAIFEQSPNSLTIFAADYTNRVLEGNWSVIFLVVNSLITILPLAIITWVLTLLFKQTFKKYTLAAIILSASFVIIWTIALWMLAKDYYTAGYLSLSDETLQFLKIDKVTEPLTEVAATWFSTLNSLFIISLAPLFSKWWESKYNPSVNFKYGIGMMLLALGMACVAFGAKDIEPGAKTASVSMIWLILVYLFHTMAELCISPVGLSNVSKLVPARMIAFMFGVWYLAVAIGMKGAGMFGENIDKIANEHGLSYFFWMLTLISIVVGIFAIIMSPVIKKLMHGVK, encoded by the coding sequence ATGACTCAAAATACCACTGACCAATTTTTCAAGAACCCCGTTTTAGGCCATCCAGCAGGATTATTTGTGCTGTTTTTTACCGAAATGTGGGAACGATTCTCCTTCTACGGAATGCGCTCCCTGCTTATTTTATTCCTGACAGCATCGGCAATGGACGGAGGTTGGGAATGGAGTCGCGAAAATGCTTCATCCCTTTTTGGTTCTTACGTTGGACTGGTTTATTTGTCCACGATGTTGGGCGGATATTTTGCCGATAAAGTCATTGGTTTTCGTTGGGCCGTTGTCGTTGGAGCTTGCCTGATGACTTTGGGACATGCCTCGATGGCCGTGGAAACCGAGTTTTCCATTTATTTGGGATTGGTTTTATTGGTTTTTGGCAACGGATTCTTCAAACCCAATATGGTTTCCATCATTTCCGAAATGTACAAAGACCGACCCGACAAAAAAGACGGAGCTTATACCCTGTTTTATATGGGCGTGAATGCTGGTGCTTTCTTTGGAATCTTGCTTTGCGGCTATTTGGGCGAAAAAGTGGGCTGGAGTTACGGTTTTGGATTGGCAGGAATTTTTATGTTCTTCGGGATGTTGCAATTTTGGTTGTCCCAAAACATATTTGGCAACATTGGCTTAAAGCCAAACAAAGAAAGCAAGGCAAAAATAGAAGTATCGGATAGCGACAAAAGAAACCCTTTCACACCAATCCAATTGGGATTAATTGCGATAATGGCCAGCTTGGGATTGTTGTGGATTTTGAATGCTCCGGTTTCAAAAATTTCAGGAGGAAAAATAGATGTTTTCGGATTTCTGGGCGAAAACGGAAATTCAATTGCCATTCTTACAGCTTTGGTTTTGTTTATTATTTTGCTTGCTTATAGATTTACCCAATATTCCAAAATCACGAAAGAAAAGTTGATGGCAGTGACCTTTTTTGCGTTTCTGACCATTTTCTTCTGGGCCATTTTCGAACAATCCCCAAACAGTTTGACCATTTTTGCTGCCGATTACACCAATCGTGTTTTGGAAGGCAATTGGAGCGTAATTTTTCTGGTGGTCAATTCCTTGATTACCATTTTGCCTTTGGCCATTATAACTTGGGTATTGACTTTATTATTTAAACAAACTTTCAAAAAATACACCTTGGCTGCCATAATTTTAAGTGCCAGTTTCGTGATTATTTGGACTATCGCCTTATGGATGTTGGCCAAAGATTATTACACCGCTGGTTATTTATCCTTGTCGGATGAAACATTACAATTTTTAAAAATTGACAAAGTAACCGAACCATTGACCGAAGTGGCCGCAACCTGGTTTTCTACCTTGAATTCCTTGTTCATCATTTCGCTGGCTCCCTTGTTTTCGAAATGGTGGGAAAGCAAATACAACCCTTCCGTAAATTTCAAATACGGAATCGGAATGATGTTGCTTGCCTTGGGAATGGCTTGCGTGGCATTTGGAGCCAAAGACATCGAGCCTGGAGCCAAAACGGCTTCGGTCAGCATGATTTGGCTAATTCTGGTTTATCTTTTTCACACTATGGCCGAATTGTGCATTTCACCAGTTGGTCTATCTAACGTGAGTAAATTGGTTCCAGCCAGAATGATTGCATTTATGTTCGGAGTTTGGTATCTTGCAGTCGCAATTGGCATGAAAGGAGCGGGAATGTTTGGCGAGAATATCGACAAAATTGCCAACGAACACGGATTGAGTTATTTCTTTTGGATGCTGACACTGATTTCAATTGTGGTGGGCATCTTTGCTATTATTATGTCACCAGTCATCAAAAAATTGATGCACGGCGTAAAATAA
- a CDS encoding thioredoxin family protein: MKKIFITLLVVLGSFAVEAQELKWETDINKAIKVSNKTKKPMLLFFTGSDWCGWCIRLQKEVLKTPEFAKWATKNVVLVELDFPRGKQQSDVIKNQNNGLQQTFGIQGFPTVWFATANVKSGKPSYTGIGNTGYVAGGPAAWLAVADGILKKK; this comes from the coding sequence ATGAAGAAGATATTTATAACATTATTAGTCGTATTGGGTTCTTTCGCAGTGGAAGCCCAAGAATTGAAATGGGAAACCGACATCAACAAAGCCATAAAAGTTTCGAATAAAACCAAGAAACCGATGTTGCTTTTTTTTACCGGTAGCGACTGGTGTGGATGGTGTATCCGTTTGCAAAAAGAGGTATTGAAAACACCCGAGTTTGCAAAATGGGCCACTAAAAATGTTGTTTTGGTAGAATTGGATTTTCCTAGAGGAAAACAACAATCCGATGTTATCAAAAATCAAAATAATGGTTTACAACAAACATTCGGAATTCAAGGATTCCCTACCGTTTGGTTTGCCACTGCCAATGTAAAAAGCGGGAAACCCAGTTATACCGGAATTGGAAACACGGGTTATGTTGCCGGAGGCCCTGCGGCTTGGCTAGCTGTCGCCGATGGAATCCTAAAAAAGAAGTAA
- a CDS encoding ComEC/Rec2 family competence protein: MFTFIIMKVLQFPLARITIGFVAGILVAYYFKPTVSFVFSLLFVVGCAFIIAFFVSKKTAVNPIYFGLTTYFLAFAIGASTQVIHTDSFQSTNYIYAKAVFEEPHSVSVTIREKLRSSSFNDRYVVLVNQIDGVVKSGRLLLNVRKDSLNHPFEIGNHLQIKGSLYQNGPAKNPNQFDYGKYLEGKQIYAQMYADASEIKTGTIIQKDVWYYTSKLRTKIIRNLEKSNFNKAELNVAIALILGQQQDISPEIIKDYQYAGAVHILSVSGLHIGFILLFVTFLLKPFPNTRRGSFIKLIIILLSLSLFGLIAGLAPSVLRSVTMFSFVAIGMYLRRSTNIFHTLLVSMLLILLFQPSFLFDVGFQLSYLALFFILWLQPFLAQIWTPKNKIAHYFWEILTVSLAAQIGTLPLSIYYFHQFPGLFFVTNLVIIPFLSMIMGLGVLVMVLAAFDFVPLFLVKSLEWSIYFLNKIINSIASLEQFIFRDIPFNWQLMVGLYLLIISTIIWFKKPSFKRLVLVLIGVLICQIAYFETLWTIENQRELVIFNSKNNTMIAEREGADITLYANDILLKTVSKNNTLASYSMGNFSSFKFKKRLRNLIYFNGNKILVVDSLGVYPMDIRPDIVVFTQSPKINFERFLQTIKPKMVVADASNFKTIQKLWKATCLKEKITFHATGEKGFYRLD, encoded by the coding sequence TTGTTTACTTTTATAATTATGAAAGTGTTGCAGTTTCCATTGGCGAGAATAACGATTGGTTTTGTGGCCGGAATTCTGGTTGCTTATTACTTCAAACCGACTGTTTCGTTTGTTTTTTCTCTGCTTTTTGTTGTTGGTTGTGCTTTCATTATTGCTTTTTTTGTTTCGAAAAAAACTGCCGTAAACCCAATATATTTTGGACTGACAACTTATTTTCTTGCTTTTGCCATTGGAGCAAGCACCCAAGTCATCCACACGGATTCTTTTCAATCGACCAATTATATTTACGCTAAAGCAGTTTTTGAAGAGCCACATTCGGTGTCGGTCACCATTCGAGAAAAACTGCGAAGTTCCAGTTTTAACGACCGTTATGTTGTTCTTGTAAACCAAATTGATGGTGTGGTAAAGTCGGGAAGATTGCTTTTGAATGTTCGAAAAGACAGCTTGAATCATCCATTCGAAATTGGAAATCATTTGCAAATCAAAGGGAGTTTATACCAAAACGGTCCAGCCAAAAATCCGAATCAATTTGATTACGGAAAGTATCTTGAAGGCAAACAAATTTATGCGCAGATGTATGCCGATGCATCCGAAATAAAAACAGGGACCATAATTCAAAAAGATGTTTGGTATTATACTTCGAAACTGCGGACCAAAATCATTCGAAACTTGGAGAAAAGCAATTTCAACAAAGCCGAATTGAATGTTGCCATCGCCTTGATTTTGGGGCAACAACAGGATATTTCGCCGGAGATTATCAAGGATTATCAATACGCTGGAGCGGTACATATTTTATCGGTTTCGGGATTGCATATAGGGTTTATTTTGCTTTTCGTGACTTTTCTTTTAAAGCCTTTTCCTAACACTCGACGGGGTTCGTTTATCAAGTTGATTATTATTTTGTTGTCTTTGTCATTGTTCGGTTTGATAGCCGGTTTGGCTCCATCGGTGCTCCGTTCGGTTACGATGTTTTCGTTTGTCGCCATCGGAATGTATTTAAGGCGAAGTACCAATATTTTTCATACTTTGCTGGTTTCTATGTTGCTCATTTTGCTTTTTCAACCCTCATTTTTGTTTGATGTGGGATTTCAATTGAGTTATCTGGCCTTGTTTTTTATTCTTTGGTTGCAACCTTTTTTGGCACAAATTTGGACACCAAAAAATAAAATTGCTCATTATTTTTGGGAAATATTGACCGTTTCTTTAGCAGCACAAATTGGTACTTTGCCATTGAGTATTTATTATTTCCACCAATTTCCGGGTTTGTTTTTTGTGACCAATTTGGTTATTATTCCTTTTTTGAGCATGATAATGGGTTTGGGTGTTTTGGTAATGGTTTTGGCTGCATTCGATTTTGTTCCGTTGTTTTTAGTCAAATCGTTGGAGTGGAGCATTTATTTTTTGAACAAAATCATCAATTCCATTGCTTCGTTAGAGCAATTCATCTTTCGGGATATTCCGTTCAATTGGCAGTTGATGGTGGGCTTGTATTTATTGATTATTAGCACAATTATTTGGTTTAAGAAACCAAGTTTCAAAAGATTGGTTTTGGTATTGATTGGGGTGCTTATTTGTCAAATTGCCTATTTCGAAACACTTTGGACTATTGAAAACCAGAGAGAATTAGTTATTTTCAATTCTAAAAATAACACTATGATTGCAGAAAGAGAGGGGGCTGACATTACTTTGTATGCCAATGACATTCTTTTGAAAACAGTGTCAAAAAATAACACTCTAGCTTCTTATTCGATGGGGAATTTCAGTAGTTTTAAATTCAAAAAAAGATTGCGAAACTTGATTTATTTTAATGGAAATAAAATCTTGGTTGTGGATAGCTTGGGCGTTTATCCAATGGATATTCGTCCAGATATTGTGGTATTCACCCAATCTCCAAAAATTAATTTTGAACGTTTCCTGCAAACCATTAAACCCAAAATGGTTGTTGCCGATGCCTCGAATTTCAAAACGATTCAAAAATTATGGAAGGCGACTTGCCTAAAAGAGAAAATCACTTTTCACGCAACTGGCGAAAAGGGATTTTATAGATTGGATTGA
- the lpxB gene encoding lipid-A-disaccharide synthase encodes MKYYIIAGEASGDLHGANLMKALYKEDSNADIRFWGGDLMQKVGGTLVKHYRDLAFMGFVEVLFHLKTILNNIKICKKDINDFKPDVIVFIDYPGFNLRIAKWAKEQGIKTHYYISPQIWAWKENRITEIKRDVDKMYVILPFEKDFYEGKHHFPVEFVGHPLIDAIHNHPAMDAAVFRKENLLNEKPIIAILPGSRKQEITKMLSVMLSVVNDFPDYQFVIAGAPSQEFSFYEGFITNENIKFVSNKTYDLLSNATAALVTSGTATLETALFKVPEVVCYKGSWISYQIAKRIITLKYISLVNLIMDKEVVTELIQEDCNAKRIREELKKITEPNYRQNLLEKYDILEQKLGGIGASEKTAKLIVEDLK; translated from the coding sequence ATGAAATACTACATAATAGCAGGAGAAGCCTCGGGAGATTTACATGGTGCTAATTTGATGAAAGCTTTGTACAAAGAAGATTCCAATGCCGACATTCGGTTTTGGGGTGGAGACTTGATGCAAAAAGTGGGTGGCACTTTGGTGAAACATTATCGTGACTTGGCTTTTATGGGTTTTGTGGAAGTGTTGTTTCACTTGAAAACGATTTTGAACAACATTAAAATATGTAAGAAAGACATTAACGATTTTAAGCCGGACGTGATTGTTTTTATCGATTATCCCGGTTTCAATTTGCGTATTGCCAAATGGGCAAAAGAACAAGGAATTAAGACTCATTACTATATTTCGCCTCAAATTTGGGCTTGGAAAGAAAATCGCATCACCGAAATCAAACGCGATGTTGACAAGATGTACGTGATTCTGCCATTCGAAAAAGATTTTTATGAAGGCAAACATCATTTTCCGGTTGAATTTGTTGGTCATCCTCTGATTGATGCCATTCATAATCATCCTGCAATGGATGCTGCTGTTTTTAGAAAAGAAAATCTTTTGAATGAAAAACCAATTATTGCCATTTTGCCGGGCAGCCGCAAGCAGGAAATTACCAAAATGCTGTCGGTGATGTTGAGCGTGGTCAATGACTTTCCGGATTATCAATTCGTGATTGCCGGAGCGCCAAGCCAGGAATTTTCTTTTTACGAAGGTTTTATTACCAATGAAAACATCAAATTTGTCTCGAACAAAACCTATGATTTGTTGAGCAATGCCACGGCAGCATTGGTTACTTCTGGAACGGCAACATTAGAAACCGCACTTTTTAAAGTGCCGGAAGTGGTTTGCTACAAAGGCAGTTGGATTTCGTATCAAATTGCCAAACGCATTATTACTCTTAAATATATTTCCTTGGTCAACTTGATTATGGACAAAGAAGTCGTGACCGAATTGATTCAAGAGGATTGCAATGCAAAGCGTATTCGGGAGGAGTTGAAAAAAATAACAGAACCTAATTATCGCCAAAATCTTTTGGAAAAATACGATATTTTGGAACAAAAATTGGGAGGCATTGGCGCCAGCGAAAAGACAGCTAAATTGATTGTGGAAGATTTGAAATAA